One genomic segment of Desulfocapsa sulfexigens DSM 10523 includes these proteins:
- a CDS encoding ABC transporter substrate-binding protein, protein MYRQLFVFFFFVLCLFGSPVQGADVTYPQRIVSLGPINTENVFLLGAGDRLVANTSYCVRPEAAKAREKIGSVMQVSIEKIIGLQPDLVLATGLTSMQQIKQLESVGINVVQFKQPSSLADICTQFLLLGQLLGLENRAKALISETKERLNNLEKKIAGAPPQKVFLQVGSQPLFSSVPSSFTNDFIVLAGGSNIAADQQKGTTNYEKVIAANPDVIIIAMMGSESGIASKERERWMEMPVISAVQNNRVHVINPDIACSPSPATFTDTLEIMARLIHPELYTP, encoded by the coding sequence ATGTACAGACAACTCTTTGTCTTTTTCTTTTTTGTCCTATGTCTCTTCGGATCTCCTGTACAGGGGGCCGATGTCACATATCCTCAGCGCATAGTCTCCCTGGGGCCAATCAATACCGAAAACGTCTTCCTTCTGGGGGCTGGTGATCGCCTTGTCGCCAATACCAGCTACTGCGTCCGCCCAGAGGCCGCTAAAGCCAGAGAAAAGATAGGTTCTGTAATGCAGGTTTCCATTGAAAAGATTATTGGGCTACAACCTGACCTGGTACTGGCAACCGGCCTAACCTCGATGCAGCAAATTAAGCAGCTGGAGTCCGTTGGCATTAACGTTGTTCAGTTCAAGCAGCCATCATCTTTAGCGGATATCTGTACCCAGTTCCTCCTCCTCGGCCAGCTCCTTGGCCTTGAAAACCGGGCAAAAGCGCTCATTTCTGAAACAAAGGAAAGACTGAATAATCTTGAGAAGAAAATTGCCGGGGCGCCACCGCAGAAGGTCTTTCTTCAGGTAGGTTCCCAGCCACTATTCTCCTCGGTACCAAGCTCCTTCACCAATGACTTTATTGTCCTTGCCGGCGGCAGTAACATCGCAGCAGATCAGCAAAAAGGTACCACAAATTATGAAAAAGTGATCGCTGCCAACCCCGATGTGATTATCATAGCCATGATGGGATCCGAAAGTGGTATTGCCTCAAAAGAACGTGAGCGATGGATGGAGATGCCTGTCATCAGTGCAGTGCAAAACAATCGGGTACATGTGATCAATCCTGACATCGCCTGCAGTCCTTCACCCGCGACCTTTACCGACACTCTTGAGATCATGGCCCGTCTGATTCACCCTGAACTCTACACCCCATAA
- a CDS encoding LTA synthase family protein, with translation MRILILFLPTLSTIIGYALAYVVSSSFFGVTVFRQAIYVDFTLVLGISYLFFFLSRRCWAFIALQWLFIAILYVGNAAKLSFFGGPMVPDDVYALRSLILILDGWRYYLVIGSLVSLIGFLVFNFHFRSRVAWMVLIVTILLSAGLKFYPEAVVADLDKRFGNSVWNQRENYLRRGAALYSLQETARFFRDSEQAPDRKTALAASEALLGKTTPASTPAPPPRNVHFILLESFWDPLGLKAIDFDRDPLDPRFREMWKATGNSAIMSPVFGGYTANAEFESLCGFPVVYDDVKFERRMSNDAPCLPDILKGYGYDSVASHPNVASFWNRINAYRRIGFDTYWSINDFNLDDMNLGFLSDSSLYRQVIDKLDNRNDPDKPVLSYIITYFGHWAGGKLYPMNQSRPQVVRCEEGCETPEIESYANAMYYKSKELMDFVEDLRVRDPDGIIVAFGDHLPFLGGGYRGFVEAETLTGTRDQFTPEMFLTYVTTPLIVIDGRRGPLDMGTIPLYQLPGKIVKLLGINERTILEYSGTMEDGAVRPLWGMHFVVDEQDVVHVCKGGENSPECLVSTTWLDSFLTVGIDIFQGKQHVLSPSAGVSSTGQIVLEGTKSDSTHGLTE, from the coding sequence ATGCGAATTCTTATTTTGTTCCTACCTACTCTTTCCACAATAATTGGTTACGCTTTGGCGTATGTGGTCAGTTCCAGCTTTTTCGGTGTGACTGTCTTTCGGCAGGCCATTTACGTCGATTTTACTCTTGTGCTTGGTATTTCCTACCTCTTCTTTTTTCTGTCCCGCCGTTGCTGGGCATTCATCGCTCTGCAATGGCTTTTTATTGCCATTCTCTATGTAGGCAATGCAGCCAAACTGTCGTTTTTTGGTGGTCCGATGGTGCCGGATGATGTGTATGCATTAAGATCACTTATACTGATTCTCGACGGTTGGCGTTATTATCTGGTTATTGGTTCGCTGGTTTCCTTGATAGGATTTCTGGTTTTTAATTTTCACTTCCGCAGCCGGGTTGCATGGATGGTCTTGATCGTAACGATTCTCCTGTCTGCTGGTTTGAAATTTTATCCTGAAGCTGTGGTGGCAGATCTGGATAAACGTTTTGGCAACAGTGTCTGGAATCAGCGGGAGAATTATCTGCGGCGGGGAGCAGCTCTTTATTCTCTCCAGGAGACCGCACGTTTCTTCAGGGATTCCGAACAGGCACCGGATAGGAAAACAGCACTTGCCGCTTCTGAAGCCCTGCTTGGCAAGACGACTCCTGCGAGTACCCCGGCTCCTCCACCGAGAAATGTGCATTTTATCCTTCTTGAGTCATTTTGGGATCCCTTAGGGTTGAAGGCAATCGATTTTGACCGTGATCCCCTTGATCCCAGATTCAGAGAGATGTGGAAGGCCACCGGCAATTCTGCCATTATGAGTCCGGTGTTCGGGGGGTATACCGCTAATGCTGAATTTGAAAGTCTTTGCGGTTTTCCCGTGGTTTATGATGATGTCAAGTTCGAGCGGCGTATGTCCAATGATGCGCCGTGCCTGCCTGACATTCTTAAGGGATACGGTTATGACAGTGTGGCTTCTCATCCCAATGTCGCCTCTTTCTGGAATAGGATCAATGCATATCGAAGGATCGGTTTTGATACCTATTGGTCAATTAATGATTTCAATCTTGATGACATGAACCTGGGTTTTCTTTCAGATTCATCTCTGTATCGCCAGGTAATCGACAAGCTCGATAATCGTAATGATCCAGATAAACCTGTGCTCAGCTATATTATTACCTATTTTGGCCACTGGGCTGGCGGAAAGCTTTACCCGATGAACCAGTCAAGACCGCAGGTTGTTCGCTGTGAGGAAGGGTGTGAAACACCGGAGATTGAATCCTATGCCAATGCCATGTATTACAAGTCGAAAGAGTTGATGGATTTTGTTGAAGATCTTCGAGTCCGAGATCCTGATGGCATCATTGTTGCTTTCGGTGACCATCTGCCTTTTCTTGGCGGCGGGTATAGAGGCTTCGTTGAGGCAGAAACCCTGACAGGAACAAGGGATCAGTTTACCCCGGAAATGTTTTTGACTTATGTAACCACTCCATTGATCGTGATAGATGGACGGCGGGGTCCTCTGGATATGGGTACCATTCCCCTTTACCAGCTACCTGGAAAAATAGTGAAACTTCTTGGCATCAATGAGAGGACCATACTTGAGTATTCCGGGACGATGGAGGATGGCGCAGTTCGTCCGTTGTGGGGGATGCATTTTGTCGTGGATGAGCAGGATGTGGTCCATGTCTGTAAAGGTGGTGAGAATTCACCGGAGTGCTTGGTTTCCACAACCTGGCTGGATAGCTTCTTGACGGTGGGAATAGACATCTTTCAGGGAAAGCAGCATGTTTTATCTCCAAGTGCTGGCGTCTCCAGCACTGGGCAGATTGTGTTGGAGGGAACAAAGAGCGACTCAACCCACGGACTCACTGAATAA
- a CDS encoding MotA/TolQ/ExbB proton channel family protein: protein MRIYEIIQSGGPVMWPLLLCSVTVCTVVLERSFFWISIQRRRNRKLTDEVLTLAESADWKLIREKVTGCQDHIIRLLVVGILHRDYDMGRAMEAEANLMIQRMNRFMPVLDTMITVAPLLGIFGTVLGIIGSFKILGNSGIADPKLVTSGIAQALITTAAGLGISIIAVIPYNYFNTRINRAVHVMEKYATNLEVVYEKLDTPS, encoded by the coding sequence ATGAGAATTTACGAAATCATCCAAAGCGGTGGCCCGGTGATGTGGCCACTGCTCCTCTGTTCCGTGACGGTATGCACCGTTGTTCTGGAACGCAGTTTCTTCTGGATTTCCATCCAGCGCAGACGTAACCGTAAGCTGACGGATGAAGTCCTGACTCTTGCAGAAAGTGCTGACTGGAAGCTAATCCGTGAAAAAGTAACCGGCTGTCAAGACCATATCATCCGACTGCTGGTGGTTGGTATTCTGCACAGAGATTATGATATGGGCCGGGCCATGGAAGCTGAGGCGAACTTGATGATTCAGCGAATGAACCGCTTTATGCCAGTACTGGATACCATGATCACGGTGGCACCTCTGCTTGGAATATTCGGAACGGTACTCGGAATCATCGGATCCTTTAAGATCCTTGGCAACAGTGGCATTGCCGATCCGAAGCTGGTCACATCCGGCATCGCCCAGGCACTCATCACAACTGCGGCAGGACTTGGCATCTCTATCATCGCGGTGATCCCCTACAACTACTTCAATACCCGAATAAACCGAGCAGTTCATGTGATGGAAAAGTATGCAACCAACCTGGAAGTGGTTTATGAAAAGCTGGACACCCCATCATGA
- a CDS encoding ExbD/TolR family protein yields MKIKAQAIKAPRIEMLPLIDVVFLLLVFFIYAMLSMAVHRGMQLDLPESTEATDSHESPFSLTIRSDDKDMTLFLNEKPLLLSQLAQHFDSVDTSNGKKPSVLIFADENISYQQLYQVLDELKKCGVSDISLQANPK; encoded by the coding sequence ATGAAAATTAAAGCTCAAGCAATCAAGGCACCGCGTATCGAGATGCTGCCACTCATCGATGTTGTCTTTCTGCTACTGGTTTTCTTTATTTACGCAATGCTTTCCATGGCAGTGCATCGGGGAATGCAGCTTGATCTTCCGGAATCAACAGAGGCAACTGACAGTCATGAAAGCCCGTTTTCATTAACCATTCGTAGTGATGATAAAGATATGACACTTTTTCTCAATGAAAAACCTCTCCTCCTTTCTCAACTGGCTCAACATTTTGACTCAGTGGATACCAGCAACGGAAAAAAACCTTCAGTTCTTATTTTTGCAGACGAAAACATCAGCTACCAACAACTGTATCAGGTTCTCGATGAACTCAAAAAATGCGGGGTTTCGGATATTTCACTGCAGGCAAATCCGAAATAA
- a CDS encoding sirohydrochlorin cobaltochelatase codes for MHQYGYIGRKLRVPKLKNKPAIIMVTFGTSSQAERPLGLFQQQVEKQFGEYETFWAYSSNIICRKKKLPSLQQTLATVEAAGFRKAVVQPLHIFPGTEYQQMAETCEYFPGIRVFLSETLLHRWSFVKETLAVVEKEFLAPAEGLNILALHGTPLVADPVNSGYLGLEKLVTDRYPNVLAASLEGVPDSDAVFAGIQNKNMAEKYRQIKIIPMMYLAGMHAEEDLMAPKKVDSWRVILESMGFAVECPMVQHGKKDFFKGLAYYPEIISFFTDRLQRTLEIAETY; via the coding sequence ATGCATCAGTATGGATATATCGGCCGCAAATTGCGCGTCCCGAAACTCAAGAACAAACCAGCCATTATCATGGTCACCTTTGGTACCAGCAGTCAGGCAGAAAGGCCACTGGGCCTGTTTCAGCAGCAGGTGGAAAAACAATTTGGGGAATACGAAACCTTCTGGGCGTACAGCTCAAACATCATCTGCAGAAAAAAGAAACTGCCGAGCCTGCAGCAGACCCTTGCAACTGTAGAGGCTGCAGGATTTCGTAAAGCTGTGGTTCAGCCCCTGCATATATTTCCGGGAACTGAGTATCAGCAGATGGCAGAGACCTGCGAATATTTCCCTGGCATTCGGGTTTTCCTCAGTGAAACCTTACTGCACCGCTGGAGCTTTGTTAAAGAGACCCTGGCCGTGGTTGAAAAGGAGTTTCTCGCTCCGGCAGAAGGCCTTAATATCCTGGCCCTCCATGGGACTCCCCTGGTTGCAGACCCGGTCAACAGCGGCTATCTCGGTCTTGAAAAACTCGTTACAGACCGCTACCCGAACGTGCTCGCCGCATCCCTTGAGGGAGTGCCTGACAGTGACGCGGTATTTGCCGGAATACAAAACAAAAATATGGCCGAAAAGTATCGACAGATAAAAATAATTCCCATGATGTACCTGGCTGGAATGCACGCTGAAGAAGACCTTATGGCCCCAAAGAAAGTTGATAGCTGGCGTGTTATCCTTGAATCCATGGGATTTGCTGTGGAATGTCCGATGGTTCAACATGGTAAAAAAGACTTTTTCAAGGGCCTTGCCTACTACCCGGAAATCATCTCATTCTTCACGGACCGATTGCAACGAACCCTTGAAATAGCTGAGACCTACTAA
- a CDS encoding Lcl domain-containing protein, translated as MEDSNTKNLQKKSTRAWPQTGASKTVLLAFVILTFFLTSGCSSFSKQSVTDSPSASSRLIAVDNDLCQDTKTGQMWQVERSRTLRSLAAAQNYTETLQAGGYHDWRLPTVAELYELYIIFDLHENGNCTLQAEGTYWSDEEDLQGRVGSWELDANCDPERQFFPKKKGWVRAIRP; from the coding sequence ATGGAAGACAGTAACACTAAGAACCTGCAAAAAAAGTCAACACGCGCTTGGCCTCAAACAGGAGCGTCCAAAACCGTATTGCTCGCCTTTGTCATCCTGACGTTCTTTCTCACTAGCGGCTGCAGCAGCTTTTCCAAGCAGTCGGTGACAGACAGTCCCTCAGCCAGCTCCAGGCTAATTGCTGTAGACAATGATCTTTGCCAGGACACTAAAACTGGACAGATGTGGCAAGTAGAAAGAAGCAGGACTCTGAGATCACTCGCTGCTGCTCAAAACTACACCGAAACTTTACAAGCAGGCGGGTATCATGACTGGCGTCTGCCAACGGTCGCAGAACTCTATGAGCTCTATATTATTTTTGACCTCCACGAAAATGGAAACTGCACCCTGCAGGCAGAAGGAACCTACTGGTCGGACGAAGAAGACCTTCAGGGGCGCGTTGGCAGTTGGGAACTCGATGCCAATTGTGACCCTGAACGGCAGTTTTTCCCCAAAAAAAAGGGATGGGTCCGCGCCATTCGCCCTTAA
- a CDS encoding lysozyme family protein — MKSRSILWIVWVIVSFTLPVQLARCESVSIPISIDFPLLRALIVQEAYSGPGETATVVDEPGGCNRVFLSAPEIGVDRDFLRFQTAVRLKLGTGFGDYCLAPLEWEGTVIIKQRPRIDEQWQLSFDILDSSLLDKDGQPPKLAGLVFDQIKGYLHPYLQQITIDLSPPVRDLKSFLLPLFPFEHQDAAIRFLAGMRPQQPIVIAEGLRIDVLCEVETFEESRVGLVASPEALARTMELWQTWDNLLIYLISQLSDQPLTHDEQSVLMDTLLTVRYQFEEALREEKLTSNFIREQFVWSWQQMERVFRRHLTDSSSDNLLGYLAFFTATDALVALDRVGPAIGIEISRDGFYRLAEMISSDPVGQLQETPEVNSLLRKILGLGEPLEVPIQEDEPDQVDQGEEDQPTSMLPIPPGWRIWELLGCAEAWAGEFKMPALNEIRGWTAETTPHDILLQKVSKVLEEATVKEHKNLNLPAVVDRKWFGIMLRATAWQESCFRQFHIERDKVTYLLSYNQTSVGLMQINERVWRGIYDREQLRWNVRYNALAGAEILILYLNKYIHKEKPPVTLGTASGKRFLAVWLYALYNGGPSQLNKLPKRYLKKQLYQSEELFLVKYDQAQGRGWTSQVTCLPVN; from the coding sequence ATGAAATCACGATCAATTCTTTGGATTGTCTGGGTGATAGTTTCCTTCACTCTTCCAGTGCAACTTGCCCGCTGTGAAAGTGTCAGTATTCCCATTAGTATCGATTTTCCACTTTTACGTGCTCTTATCGTTCAGGAGGCCTATTCCGGACCGGGTGAGACCGCAACTGTTGTAGACGAACCAGGGGGCTGCAATCGGGTTTTCCTTTCTGCACCGGAGATAGGAGTTGATCGGGATTTTTTGCGATTTCAGACAGCTGTCCGCCTCAAGTTGGGGACAGGGTTTGGTGACTATTGCCTGGCGCCACTTGAGTGGGAAGGTACTGTCATTATTAAGCAGCGTCCCCGTATTGATGAACAGTGGCAACTCTCGTTTGATATCCTAGATTCCAGTCTCCTGGACAAAGACGGGCAGCCCCCGAAACTTGCGGGACTTGTCTTTGATCAGATCAAGGGCTATCTGCACCCTTATCTGCAACAGATCACAATCGATCTGTCCCCACCTGTTAGAGACCTGAAAAGTTTTCTGCTCCCCCTGTTTCCATTTGAACACCAGGATGCTGCCATCCGCTTTCTTGCAGGTATGCGGCCACAGCAACCGATTGTCATTGCCGAAGGCCTTCGGATCGATGTTCTTTGCGAGGTGGAGACATTTGAAGAAAGTCGGGTCGGTCTGGTTGCCAGTCCGGAAGCGCTGGCGAGGACCATGGAGTTGTGGCAGACATGGGATAACCTTTTAATATATCTTATCAGTCAGCTCTCTGACCAGCCTTTAACCCATGATGAACAGTCCGTTCTGATGGATACCCTGTTGACGGTGCGTTATCAATTTGAAGAGGCCTTGAGAGAGGAAAAGCTAACCAGCAATTTTATCCGGGAACAGTTTGTCTGGAGCTGGCAACAAATGGAAAGAGTGTTTCGCAGGCATCTTACAGATTCTTCATCGGATAACCTGCTCGGCTACCTCGCCTTTTTTACTGCCACCGACGCCCTGGTTGCGCTCGATCGTGTTGGACCGGCGATAGGTATTGAAATCAGCCGTGACGGTTTTTATCGTCTAGCGGAAATGATCAGTTCTGACCCTGTTGGGCAGCTGCAGGAAACTCCTGAAGTTAACAGTCTGTTGCGGAAGATTTTGGGCTTGGGTGAGCCGCTGGAAGTTCCAATCCAGGAAGATGAACCGGATCAGGTTGATCAAGGAGAGGAAGACCAGCCAACGTCCATGTTGCCCATTCCCCCTGGCTGGAGAATATGGGAGCTTCTCGGGTGTGCAGAGGCATGGGCCGGTGAATTCAAGATGCCTGCCCTGAATGAGATTCGTGGCTGGACAGCAGAAACAACCCCTCATGATATTTTACTACAAAAAGTGAGTAAGGTTCTTGAGGAGGCAACGGTGAAGGAACATAAAAATCTGAATCTGCCAGCAGTTGTTGACAGAAAATGGTTTGGAATTATGTTACGGGCCACTGCCTGGCAGGAGAGCTGTTTCCGACAGTTTCACATTGAACGGGATAAGGTTACCTATCTGCTCTCCTATAATCAAACCTCGGTGGGTCTGATGCAGATCAATGAGCGGGTCTGGCGCGGTATATACGATAGAGAACAACTGCGCTGGAATGTCCGCTATAATGCCCTGGCTGGGGCGGAAATCCTGATTCTCTATCTTAATAAGTATATTCATAAAGAAAAACCACCTGTTACGCTTGGGACTGCTTCTGGAAAACGTTTTCTCGCTGTTTGGTTATATGCACTTTACAATGGTGGTCCCAGTCAGTTAAATAAACTCCCGAAACGGTATCTTAAAAAACAATTGTACCAGAGTGAAGAGCTCTTCCTTGTAAAGTACGACCAGGCACAGGGAAGGGGTTGGACAAGCCAGGTTACATGCCTTCCGGTTAATTGA
- a CDS encoding energy transducer TonB produces the protein MRRFIPALILALCLHIFLLISRFPHLPTLPPRLTGQESVTISLSPGSSVEKQTETVTKEEQRNTIEKPEKDEAAVETSEKINTHDKQPVVLKKKAVQKIVHSPSVPEQKKAGVQNSARPREESELPAVPILVKASPHYASNPKPEYPALARRRNQQGTVMVSVTVSEKGVPDRVSLHKSSGYPLLDKSALKAVTLWHFLPGTTAGHPVATEVLIPVHFKLH, from the coding sequence GTGCGAAGATTTATCCCTGCCCTGATCCTTGCCCTTTGTCTCCACATCTTCTTACTGATATCAAGGTTTCCACACCTTCCAACACTTCCGCCACGTTTAACCGGGCAAGAAAGTGTTACCATCAGCCTCAGTCCAGGCAGCAGTGTTGAAAAGCAAACAGAAACCGTAACAAAAGAAGAGCAGAGGAACACCATTGAAAAACCTGAGAAGGACGAGGCCGCAGTGGAAACGTCTGAGAAAATAAATACTCACGACAAACAACCAGTCGTTTTAAAAAAAAAGGCTGTTCAGAAAATTGTCCACTCTCCCTCAGTCCCTGAACAGAAAAAGGCAGGGGTACAGAACAGTGCCAGACCGAGAGAGGAGAGTGAACTACCTGCTGTTCCCATCCTCGTAAAGGCCTCACCGCACTATGCAAGCAATCCAAAGCCGGAATATCCCGCACTGGCCCGCCGTCGCAACCAGCAGGGAACTGTTATGGTATCTGTAACTGTTTCAGAAAAAGGAGTTCCAGACAGGGTCAGCCTCCACAAAAGCAGCGGTTATCCACTGCTGGACAAATCTGCTCTGAAGGCAGTCACCTTATGGCACTTTCTTCCAGGAACGACAGCTGGCCATCCCGTTGCCACGGAGGTACTGATCCCGGTACATTTCAAACTTCATTAG
- a CDS encoding glycosyltransferase — MNRPGQEPVWPSRIQGFSFSPLREGDNPSKGQLPSEEEIEADLALLANKTNAIRTYTVNGVYESIPRLAYKHNINVALGAWLDKDLEKNEKEIAQLIKIARENYRNVVRVVVGNETVLRGDLTVKQLNSYLDRVQAALDIPVGTAEPWHIWIKEPSLGEHVDYIGAHMLPYWEGIELQRAVGHVTNRTSLLMEKFPNKPVAIMEVGWPSNGRTIGRAQASPSNEATFLRRFLKRAEKEKYVYYVMEAFDQPWKQASEGAVGAYWGVYDLNRHPKFPFDAAIISIPEWKLLAGISVLIAFMTSALLFIDSRSLSSRGRGFLTVIAFSAASMAVLIIYNYFHQYLTVSTTLIGVMLVTGMTGVVLVLLTEAHEWAEATWIAYPRRPFIPIIVPDQELPMVSIHVPTYNEPPDMMKETLQALSRLDYPNFEVIVIDNNTKDPNVWQPVAEFCKQLGPRFRFFHEDPLPGFKAGALNFTLAKTAPEAEVVAVIDSDYAVEPQWLRELASQFTDTLVAIVQAPQDYRDSKESLFKSMCYSEYKGFFLIGMVTRNERNAIIQHGTMTMVRRSVLEDVNGWAEWCITEDAELGLRIFEKGHKAVYIAESYGKGLMPDTFNDFKKQRFRWAYGAVQILRRHAQVLFRHSGSGLTRGQRYHFIAGWLPWIADSANLLFTLSALVWSVAMALFPDKIESPLLILTALPLTLFIFKLAKMLYLYRQRVKASILQTVASALAGLALSHTISKAILLGFVTSGIPFARTPKNAASHALLRALQSAREEALIMLALWLSAYSVMVIPRMYNTPDTLVWFTFLLVQSIPYMSAVFMAIISSFSTRKNEEITL; from the coding sequence ATGAACAGGCCCGGACAGGAGCCTGTCTGGCCGTCGCGGATACAGGGCTTTTCCTTTTCTCCTCTGCGAGAGGGCGACAATCCTTCTAAAGGCCAACTCCCCTCTGAAGAAGAAATCGAGGCAGACCTGGCCCTCCTTGCCAATAAAACAAACGCCATTCGTACCTATACAGTAAACGGAGTTTATGAAAGCATCCCGCGTCTTGCCTACAAACACAACATCAATGTTGCCCTTGGTGCCTGGCTCGACAAGGATCTCGAGAAAAATGAGAAGGAGATAGCACAACTCATAAAAATAGCCAGAGAAAATTACCGAAATGTTGTTCGTGTGGTAGTCGGCAATGAAACCGTACTTCGTGGAGACCTCACCGTAAAACAACTCAATTCCTACCTTGATCGGGTACAAGCGGCCCTTGACATACCTGTAGGTACAGCAGAACCATGGCATATCTGGATAAAAGAACCATCACTTGGAGAACATGTAGACTACATCGGAGCCCATATGCTTCCCTACTGGGAAGGAATAGAACTGCAGCGGGCAGTGGGACATGTCACAAACCGGACAAGTCTACTCATGGAAAAATTTCCAAACAAACCTGTAGCTATTATGGAAGTTGGCTGGCCCAGCAATGGCCGAACCATCGGCAGAGCCCAGGCCTCCCCCTCCAACGAGGCCACATTTCTACGACGTTTTCTCAAGCGCGCCGAAAAGGAAAAATACGTCTACTACGTAATGGAAGCCTTTGATCAGCCGTGGAAGCAGGCCAGCGAAGGAGCTGTCGGTGCATACTGGGGAGTTTACGACCTGAACCGGCATCCTAAGTTCCCCTTTGACGCAGCAATCATCAGTATTCCTGAGTGGAAGCTGTTGGCTGGTATTTCTGTACTGATCGCCTTTATGACTTCAGCCCTGCTCTTTATTGACAGTCGCTCTCTCAGCAGTCGGGGACGCGGCTTTCTGACCGTCATTGCCTTTTCAGCGGCGTCTATGGCGGTATTGATAATCTATAATTATTTTCATCAGTACCTCACTGTTTCCACCACACTAATCGGAGTGATGCTGGTAACCGGAATGACAGGAGTTGTCCTGGTTCTGCTGACAGAGGCCCATGAGTGGGCTGAGGCAACCTGGATCGCATATCCGCGCCGACCGTTCATACCAATAATAGTTCCCGACCAGGAGCTTCCCATGGTGTCGATCCATGTCCCAACTTACAACGAACCACCGGACATGATGAAAGAAACGCTCCAGGCTCTTTCACGGCTCGATTACCCGAACTTCGAGGTCATCGTCATTGATAACAACACCAAGGATCCGAATGTCTGGCAACCAGTCGCCGAATTCTGTAAACAGCTTGGGCCACGCTTCAGATTTTTTCATGAAGATCCCTTACCAGGATTCAAAGCCGGGGCACTTAACTTTACCCTTGCCAAGACCGCTCCCGAGGCGGAAGTTGTGGCGGTTATCGACAGTGATTACGCTGTAGAACCCCAGTGGCTTCGTGAGCTGGCTTCACAGTTCACCGATACCCTGGTGGCTATTGTCCAGGCACCACAGGATTATCGTGACAGCAAAGAGAGTTTGTTCAAGTCAATGTGTTATTCTGAATACAAGGGATTTTTTCTCATAGGCATGGTGACAAGAAACGAGCGTAATGCCATTATCCAGCACGGCACCATGACCATGGTCAGACGTTCTGTGCTCGAGGATGTCAACGGTTGGGCCGAGTGGTGTATCACCGAAGATGCAGAACTGGGACTCAGAATTTTCGAGAAAGGCCACAAGGCCGTCTATATTGCAGAGAGTTACGGCAAGGGCCTCATGCCGGACACCTTCAATGATTTCAAGAAGCAGCGTTTCAGGTGGGCATATGGAGCAGTACAGATTCTGCGACGTCATGCACAGGTATTGTTTCGTCATAGTGGCTCCGGACTTACCAGAGGACAGCGTTACCACTTTATTGCCGGCTGGCTGCCATGGATTGCAGACAGCGCAAACCTCCTTTTCACTCTTTCTGCCCTTGTCTGGTCCGTTGCCATGGCCCTGTTCCCGGATAAAATCGAATCACCGCTGCTTATCCTAACAGCCCTGCCTCTGACACTTTTCATCTTCAAGCTTGCCAAAATGCTCTATCTGTACCGCCAGCGGGTCAAGGCAAGTATTCTCCAGACTGTTGCCTCCGCCCTGGCAGGTCTTGCCCTGTCCCATACCATATCAAAAGCCATTCTGCTGGGATTTGTAACCTCCGGAATACCATTTGCCCGCACACCGAAAAATGCGGCTTCCCATGCCCTGCTGCGAGCGTTACAATCGGCAAGGGAAGAAGCCCTGATCATGCTGGCTCTATGGCTTTCCGCCTATTCCGTCATGGTTATACCAAGGATGTACAATACGCCGGACACCCTGGTCTGGTTCACTTTTCTGCTCGTGCAGTCTATTCCCTACATGTCTGCAGTTTTCATGGCTATTATAAGTAGTTTTTCCACCCGTAAAAATGAGGAAATCACCCTGTAA
- a CDS encoding TetR family transcriptional regulator C-terminal domain-containing protein, whose protein sequence is MLIDARDEFFHILENSLTGETPILRIINSCNSVMELMQQTNFVGGCLFGNTALEMTDSNPRFGEIIQEIFTHWTTRIEQQVLQATDTGEFKSEIPSHSLATAIVSMLEGGIMFSRVYGNKKGLEDCILAIRSFLKCRR, encoded by the coding sequence GTGCTGATTGATGCCAGGGATGAATTTTTCCATATTCTGGAAAACTCTCTGACCGGAGAAACCCCGATTCTCAGAATAATCAACTCCTGTAATTCAGTCATGGAACTCATGCAGCAAACAAACTTTGTCGGCGGTTGCCTGTTTGGTAATACGGCCCTGGAGATGACAGATTCCAACCCCAGATTCGGAGAAATTATACAGGAAATTTTCACCCACTGGACAACCAGGATAGAACAGCAGGTACTGCAGGCAACTGACACTGGAGAATTCAAAAGTGAAATACCATCCCATTCCCTGGCAACTGCCATTGTTTCCATGCTGGAAGGAGGGATCATGTTTTCACGGGTCTATGGCAACAAAAAGGGACTCGAAGACTGTATCCTGGCCATCCGTTCCTTTCTGAAATGCCGAAGGTAG